The segment ACGATGTGCTGCCAGACATGGCTCAGGGCGATGCCCTGAAGCTGATCGAGCTCGACCCGAGCCAGCACTTCACCAAGCCGCCTGCGCGTTACTCCGAAGCCAGCCTGGTAAAAGAGATGGAAAAACGTGGCATTGGTCGTCCTTCGACCTATGCGGCGATTATCTCGACCATTCAGGATCGTGGTTACGTGGCGTTGCACAACCGCCGCTTCTATTCCGAAAAAATGGGCGACATCGTTACCGAACGCTTGTCCGAGAGCTTCTCCGACCTGATGGACTACGGCTTCACGGCCGGTATGGAAGAGAACCTCGATGACGTGGCGCAAGGCGAGCGTGACTGGAAAAACGTACTGGACGAGTTCTACGGCGACTTCAAGAAGAAGCTCGAAGTAGCTGCTGCACCGGAAGGTGGCATGCGTGCCAACCAGCCGGTAATGACTGATATTCCTTGTAAGGAATGTGGTCGTCCAATGCAGATTCGCACGGCTTCAACCGGCGTGTTCCTGGGTTGTTCGGGCTACAGCCTGCCGCCCAAAGAGCGTTGCAAGGCCACTGTCAATCTGGTGCCGGGTGACGAAATTGCGGCCGACGACGAAGGCGAATCCGAATCCCTGGTGCTGTTGGGCAAACACCGTTGCCCGATCTGCAGCACGGCAATGGACGCCTACCTGCTGGATGAGAAGCACAAGCTGCACATCTGCGGTAACAACCCGGATTGTGTCGGCTACGAAATCGAAGAAGGCAACTACCGCATCAAGGGCTATGAAGGTCCGAGCCTTGAGTGCGACAAGTGCGGCAGCGAAATGCAGCTTAAAACCGGTCGTTTCGGCAAGTTCTTCGGCTGTACCAATGCCGAGTGCAAAAACACCCGAAAACTGCTGAAAAGCGGTGAAGCGGCGCCACCGAAAATGGACCCGGTGAAAATGCCGGAACTTAAATGCGAGAAGGTCAACGACACGTACATCCTGCGTGACGGTGCTTCGGGGTTGTTCCTGGCGGCAAGCCAGTTCCCGAAAAACCGTGAGACTCGTGCTCCGTTGGTGATCGAAATTGTGCCCCACAAGGACGAGATCGATCCCAAGTATCACTTCTTGTGCGAAGCGCCGAAGAAAGATCCGGATGGCCGTCCTGCAGTGATTCGCTACAGCCGCAAAACCAAAGAGCAGTACGTGCAGACTGAAGTGGATGGCAAGCCGACTGGCTGGCGTGCGTTCTACGACGGCGGTAGCTGGAAGGTTGAAGACAAGCGTAAAGAAAAAGACGCTTGATCTGAGTTGATCGCTGAATAGAAAACCGCGCAAGGGCTGTATGCCTTGCGCGGTTTTTTTGTTTGCCAATCCCGGGCCTGGTTGCCGCTGCTTGAGTGCTTTTGTGGGAGCAGACTTGCTCGCGATGGCATCGACACGGTTTGGCTGAAGCACCGCAGCGCCTGCATCGCGGGCAAGCCCGCTCCCACAAAAGCGCAGGGAACGTAGGCCTTGCGCCAGCACGGCCTGATCCCTGAGACTGCACTACCTGCCTTTACCCATTCGATGTGGAGCGCCCGCATGGCTCACGAACTCTATACCCGTACCAATCAGAAGATCTATTTCGCTGGCCTGGCCCTTGAGGCCATGAACAAGGCGAGTGAGGGTCGGGCCATGAATGCTCAGGCGCTGGTTCAGGCAGAGCGCGAGTCGGCGGTATTTCATCTGTATGGTGCGCTGCTTGGCTTGTGTCATGAGATTGCTGGCTTTTATCGTCTGTCCCAAGCCAATGCACCTCGGGTCGAACTGCTGCTCACCCAGCAAGTGCTGGACGAGAAGGCCATCCCGGAACTGGCCGAGCTGGTTGAACTGGCACAGGCGCCGCAGACATGGCTGGCGCAACTGGTTGCGACCCACGCTGCTCTGTATCAGCCGTTACAGGCACCCAAAAAGGTCAAGGCGGATGTGTTCCAGCCCTTGATCATTGCGGTCAACCTGGAGGATGAGGCACCCCAGGAGTTGAGTCGCGAAACAATGGAGGAGTGGCGTCAGAACCTCAAAGGTCTGGCCATTCGGTTCCGTGATGGACTCAATGAGTGCTAAGGGTCGAAACCGAAACGGTACAGTCATTCATCAGTCTGTAATCGAAAGCG is part of the Pseudomonas sp. ML2-2023-3 genome and harbors:
- a CDS encoding DUF6586 family protein, with product MAHELYTRTNQKIYFAGLALEAMNKASEGRAMNAQALVQAERESAVFHLYGALLGLCHEIAGFYRLSQANAPRVELLLTQQVLDEKAIPELAELVELAQAPQTWLAQLVATHAALYQPLQAPKKVKADVFQPLIIAVNLEDEAPQELSRETMEEWRQNLKGLAIRFRDGLNEC